A window of the Streptomyces albireticuli genome harbors these coding sequences:
- a CDS encoding non-ribosomal peptide synthetase, which yields MLGVWSALKAGAAYVPLDPRLDDTRLAAILADAGADALLCDAALADRAAALAPALPVVPLPTSYDAVDRTGREVTAPTADAMAYVLYTSGTTGTPKGVVQTHGNVLRHALTYAARLRLGPGERVPLLARYSFDAGVMDLFGALLTGACLEVVDPSAHSPASLRAALADAGATVVHCTPTVFRHLTSAGHGDGALDTVRAVVLGGEEATGADAAAFRAAFPAHSRLVNGLGPTECTLALQHLVEPADALRAALPVGRPVEGVEVLLTDTTGRPTEVFGELVLRGARVARGYWRDPERTAAAFTTDADGTPSYRTGDLARRLPDGNLVFCGRRDQRVKIRGQWADPAEVEKLLRVHPTVGQAAVVVDRHPLHGTRLLGYVTSPTFLPPDENELLGYLGRQLPDHAVPARVVVLDSLPVGLTGKLDRSRLPAPAEPAPGQETPRTATEEAVSRIWCEVIGLASVGLREHFVGTGGDSMHLMEMLGRIGDELGADVMPGDFLASPTVETLARLVDDDLAAS from the coding sequence GTGCTGGGCGTCTGGTCGGCGCTGAAGGCCGGTGCCGCCTATGTGCCGCTCGATCCCCGCCTGGACGACACCCGCCTCGCCGCGATCCTCGCCGACGCGGGCGCGGACGCCCTGCTGTGCGACGCCGCTCTCGCCGACCGGGCCGCGGCCCTGGCCCCCGCCCTCCCCGTCGTACCCCTGCCCACCTCGTACGACGCCGTCGACCGCACCGGTCGCGAGGTCACGGCCCCCACCGCGGACGCCATGGCCTACGTGCTCTACACCTCCGGCACCACCGGTACGCCCAAGGGTGTCGTCCAGACGCACGGCAACGTCCTGCGCCACGCCCTGACCTACGCCGCACGGTTGCGCCTGGGCCCGGGCGAGCGCGTCCCGCTGCTGGCGCGGTACTCCTTCGACGCGGGCGTGATGGACCTGTTCGGCGCCTTGCTGACGGGCGCCTGCCTGGAGGTCGTGGACCCGTCCGCGCACTCCCCGGCGTCCTTGCGCGCGGCTCTGGCGGACGCGGGGGCGACCGTCGTGCACTGCACCCCCACCGTCTTCCGGCACCTGACGAGCGCCGGGCACGGCGACGGCGCGCTCGACACCGTCCGCGCGGTGGTGCTGGGCGGCGAGGAGGCGACCGGCGCGGACGCGGCGGCCTTCCGGGCGGCCTTCCCCGCGCATTCCCGGCTCGTCAACGGCCTCGGCCCGACGGAGTGCACCCTGGCCCTCCAGCACCTGGTGGAGCCCGCCGACGCCCTGCGCGCCGCGCTGCCCGTCGGCCGGCCGGTCGAGGGCGTCGAGGTCCTGCTGACCGACACCACCGGCCGGCCCACCGAGGTGTTCGGCGAACTCGTCCTGCGCGGCGCCCGTGTCGCGCGCGGCTACTGGCGCGACCCCGAGCGCACCGCCGCGGCGTTCACCACGGATGCCGACGGAACGCCCTCGTACCGCACCGGCGACCTGGCCAGGCGGCTGCCCGACGGGAACCTCGTCTTCTGCGGCCGCCGCGACCAGCGCGTCAAGATCCGCGGCCAGTGGGCGGACCCCGCCGAGGTGGAGAAGCTGCTGCGCGTCCACCCGACCGTCGGCCAGGCCGCCGTCGTCGTGGACCGGCACCCGCTGCACGGGACGCGACTGCTGGGCTACGTCACCTCGCCCACCTTCCTGCCGCCGGACGAGAACGAGCTGCTCGGCTACCTCGGCCGCCAGTTGCCCGACCACGCCGTCCCGGCGCGCGTCGTGGTCCTGGACAGCCTTCCGGTGGGCCTGACCGGCAAGCTCGACCGTTCCCGGCTGCCCGCCCCGGCCGAGCCGGCTCCCGGGCAGGAGACCCCCCGTACCGCGACGGAGGAGGCCGTCTCCCGCATCTGGTGCGAGGTGATCGGCCTGGCGTCGGTCGGCCTCCGCGAGCACTTCGTGGGCACCGGGGGCGACTCCATGCACCTGATGGAGATGCTGGGCCGCATCGGCGACGAGCTGGGCGCCGACGTCATGCCGGGCGACTTCCTCGCCTCGCCGACCGTCGAGACGCTGGCACGCCTCGTCGACGACGACCTCGCCGCGAGCTGA
- a CDS encoding condensation domain-containing protein has translation MRAPEDGTVYPASPAQERLYPPMLADPEVSRAYNMSEAHRVTGPLDTRALAAAFTAVTARHHALRTSLRRDADGTVRQVLHSPGPHPLAHVDLTDELAGLPDTSREDALRQRLATDAEELFPLGGTPLSRFTLYRVGEEDHLVLAVVHHSVFDGWSMGLLWREVSELYRAAVTGTPPALPESPLQFTEFAAEQHTWLGTPRARKLLDRCRKELTGFSHAVTFPYDNPAPERKTFNGKRRVFALPEDMSDALSRLARAENVTLAAVSLSALCLLLRGLTGSQDVTLGIPMANRTRASAFDAMGYFANAYVLRARPSDEGKLRELLGLSAVNLAEALTCQAVPFPAVMASLKDEYPRPPRLFRVLFTFHNEPAPPLDLTGTRSMRHDLGGSVSTTDVTFHVGRRDDRMTYEFQYNPDLYREAGVERFAAGYEEALRQLLGDLDRTIGETAEGLQEDALVADVQE, from the coding sequence ATGCGCGCACCCGAGGACGGCACGGTGTATCCGGCCTCTCCCGCCCAGGAACGCCTCTACCCGCCGATGCTGGCCGACCCCGAGGTCAGCCGGGCCTACAACATGTCGGAGGCCCACCGCGTCACCGGCCCCCTCGACACCCGGGCCCTGGCGGCGGCCTTCACCGCCGTCACCGCCCGCCACCACGCCCTGCGCACCTCACTGCGCCGGGACGCCGACGGCACCGTCCGGCAGGTGCTCCACTCCCCCGGCCCGCACCCCCTGGCCCACGTCGACCTCACGGACGAACTGGCCGGCCTCCCGGACACCAGCCGCGAGGACGCCCTACGGCAGCGCCTGGCGACCGACGCCGAGGAGCTGTTCCCCCTCGGCGGCACGCCCCTGTCCCGCTTCACGCTCTACCGGGTGGGAGAGGAGGACCACCTCGTCCTGGCGGTCGTCCACCACAGCGTCTTCGACGGCTGGTCCATGGGCCTGCTGTGGCGTGAGGTGTCCGAGCTCTACCGGGCCGCCGTGACCGGCACACCGCCCGCCCTGCCGGAATCCCCTTTGCAGTTCACCGAGTTCGCCGCCGAGCAGCACACCTGGCTCGGCACCCCCCGGGCGCGCAAGCTCCTCGACCGCTGCCGCAAGGAACTCACGGGCTTCTCCCACGCCGTCACGTTCCCTTACGACAACCCCGCTCCCGAGCGGAAGACCTTCAACGGCAAGCGCCGGGTCTTCGCCCTCCCCGAGGACATGAGCGACGCCCTCTCCCGGCTCGCCCGGGCCGAGAACGTCACCCTCGCCGCGGTCAGCCTCTCCGCGCTGTGTCTCCTCCTGCGCGGGCTCACCGGCAGCCAGGACGTCACACTCGGCATTCCCATGGCCAACCGCACCCGCGCCAGCGCCTTCGACGCCATGGGCTACTTCGCCAACGCGTACGTCCTCCGCGCCCGGCCGTCCGACGAGGGGAAGCTGCGCGAGCTCCTCGGGCTCTCCGCGGTCAACCTGGCCGAGGCCCTCACCTGCCAGGCCGTGCCCTTCCCCGCGGTGATGGCCTCGCTCAAGGACGAGTACCCGCGGCCTCCCCGGCTCTTCCGTGTCCTGTTCACCTTCCACAACGAGCCCGCGCCCCCACTGGACCTGACCGGCACCCGCTCCATGCGCCACGACCTGGGCGGCAGCGTCAGCACCACGGACGTCACCTTCCACGTGGGCCGGCGCGACGACCGGATGACGTACGAGTTCCAGTACAACCCGGACCTCTACCGGGAAGCCGGCGTCGAACGCTTCGCCGCCGGGTACGAGGAGGCGCTGCGGCAGCTGCTCGGCGACCTGGACCGCACGATCGGGGAGACGGCTGAGGGACTGCAAGAGGATGCTC
- a CDS encoding pyridoxal phosphate-dependent decarboxylase family protein, translating into MPHTDPLLPAHRLAQGEGGSAALGALLATAVTALANGAAERGGPVPAGPPGELAARWEAQLGTPLPEHGTGATAALAEVTRLLAAGAADPADPACAGHLHCPPLAVAVAADMAASALNPSLDSWDQAPAATTVERSVVAALAGLAGYDPATASGVVTTGGTESNLMGLLLARDHTVTRHFGVSAARTGIPSGARLRVLCSRAAHFSLARAAGFIGLGEDAVIAVPTDSGHRMDPSALDAELTALRRRGELPVAIVATAGTTDLGAVDPLPRIAAIAAAHGTRLHVDAAYGGGALFSDRLRPLLAGLAEADTITLDLHKLGWQPVAAGVFLTRERAAFDPLDRQVAYLNPEDDEAAGYTSLLGHSLRTTRRPDAAKIAVTLKALGRTGLGTLVDRCHDLARHAADTITAHPRLTLYAPPTLSTVVFRYVPADAPEDVVDAVNARLRRRLLREGLAVVGRTTAPDPTTGREAVQLKLTLLNPDTEPRTVDALLAAVVRAGERETP; encoded by the coding sequence GTGCCGCACACTGACCCCCTGCTCCCCGCGCACCGCCTGGCCCAGGGCGAGGGCGGTTCCGCCGCGCTGGGCGCCCTGCTGGCCACCGCCGTCACGGCGCTGGCCAACGGCGCCGCCGAACGCGGCGGACCCGTCCCGGCCGGTCCCCCCGGCGAGCTCGCGGCCCGGTGGGAGGCTCAGCTCGGCACACCGCTCCCCGAACACGGGACGGGGGCGACCGCCGCGCTGGCGGAGGTGACCCGCCTGCTGGCCGCGGGCGCCGCCGACCCCGCCGACCCGGCCTGCGCCGGTCATCTGCACTGCCCGCCACTGGCCGTGGCCGTCGCCGCGGACATGGCCGCGTCCGCCCTCAACCCGTCCCTGGACTCCTGGGACCAGGCCCCCGCCGCCACCACCGTCGAGCGCTCCGTCGTCGCCGCGCTCGCCGGACTGGCCGGCTACGACCCCGCCACCGCCTCCGGCGTCGTCACCACCGGCGGGACCGAGTCCAACCTCATGGGGCTCCTCCTCGCACGCGACCACACCGTCACCCGCCACTTCGGCGTCTCCGCCGCCCGCACCGGCATCCCGTCCGGCGCCCGGCTACGCGTCCTGTGCTCCCGCGCCGCCCACTTCTCCCTCGCCCGCGCCGCCGGCTTCATCGGACTCGGCGAGGACGCCGTGATCGCGGTCCCCACCGATTCCGGGCACCGCATGGACCCGTCGGCACTGGACGCGGAACTGACCGCGCTGCGACGCCGCGGCGAGCTCCCCGTGGCGATCGTGGCCACGGCCGGCACCACCGATCTCGGCGCCGTCGACCCGCTGCCGCGCATCGCCGCGATCGCCGCCGCGCACGGCACCCGGCTGCACGTGGACGCAGCCTACGGCGGGGGCGCCCTCTTCTCCGACCGGCTCCGCCCCCTGCTGGCCGGCCTCGCCGAGGCCGACACGATCACCCTCGACCTCCACAAGCTCGGCTGGCAGCCCGTGGCCGCCGGAGTCTTCCTCACCCGCGAGCGCGCCGCCTTCGACCCCCTGGACCGGCAGGTGGCCTACCTCAACCCCGAGGACGACGAAGCGGCCGGCTACACCAGCCTCCTCGGCCACTCCCTGCGCACCACACGCCGCCCCGACGCCGCCAAGATCGCCGTCACCCTCAAGGCCCTCGGCCGCACCGGCCTCGGCACCCTCGTCGACCGCTGCCACGACCTGGCCCGGCACGCCGCCGACACCATCACCGCCCACCCGCGCCTGACCCTCTACGCGCCGCCCACCCTGAGCACCGTCGTCTTCCGGTACGTGCCCGCCGACGCGCCCGAGGACGTCGTGGACGCGGTCAACGCCCGGCTGCGCAGGCGTCTGCTCCGCGAGGGCCTCGCGGTCGTGGGCCGTACGACAGCTCCCGACCCCACCACCGGGCGTGAGGCCGTCCAGCTCAAGCTGACGCTGCTCAACCCGGACACCGAGCCCCGTACGGTCGATGCCCTGCTGGCGGCCGTGGTCCGGGCCGGCGAGCGGGAAACGCCCTGA
- a CDS encoding diaminobutyrate--2-oxoglutarate transaminase family protein: MSSAEPVPAVTESEGQGILRRLDARESSARTYARHLRIVPVRAEGMTVEGADGRTYLDCLSGAGTLALGHNHPVAVEAMRKVIDSGRPLHTLDVATPEKDAFTEALFATLPAGLARGARVQFCSPAGTDAVEAALKLAQSATGRHGLAAFTGAYHGMTSGALAVSGGVAAKARVAGSGADVTRLPYPYAYRCPFGLGGELGERTAAEYVRRLLADPNGGVVPPAAMILEPVQGEGGVVPAPADWLRAMRDVTHRHGIPLIADEVQTGMGRTGTLWASERAGVVPDVLVASKAIGGGLPLAVVVYREELDVWEPGAHAGTFRGTTLAMATGAATLDFITRNHLAERAASLGARMLARLEELPARFPCVGDVRGRGLMLGVELVDPGGEPDLLGSLPADPVLARAVRAACLDRGLIVELGGRHDSVVRLLPPLIISDEEAASVLERFTDALEASTRAAH; encoded by the coding sequence ATGTCCTCGGCAGAGCCGGTACCGGCAGTGACAGAGTCGGAGGGGCAGGGCATCCTGCGCCGACTGGACGCCCGGGAGTCGTCCGCGCGCACCTACGCACGGCACCTGCGGATCGTCCCCGTGCGGGCCGAGGGCATGACCGTCGAGGGCGCCGACGGCCGCACGTACCTGGACTGCCTCTCCGGTGCGGGCACCCTGGCCCTGGGCCACAACCACCCCGTCGCCGTGGAAGCGATGCGCAAGGTGATCGACAGCGGCCGCCCGCTGCACACCCTCGACGTCGCCACCCCGGAGAAGGACGCCTTCACCGAGGCGCTGTTCGCCACGCTGCCCGCCGGACTCGCGCGCGGCGCACGCGTCCAGTTCTGTAGCCCGGCGGGCACCGACGCGGTCGAAGCGGCCCTGAAACTGGCCCAGTCCGCCACCGGACGGCACGGCCTGGCCGCGTTCACCGGGGCGTACCACGGCATGACCAGCGGCGCCCTGGCCGTCTCGGGCGGCGTCGCGGCCAAGGCCCGGGTCGCCGGGTCGGGCGCGGACGTCACCCGCCTCCCCTACCCCTACGCCTACCGCTGCCCGTTCGGGCTCGGCGGCGAGCTCGGGGAACGCACCGCGGCCGAGTACGTCCGCAGGCTGCTCGCCGACCCCAACGGCGGGGTCGTGCCGCCCGCCGCGATGATCCTGGAGCCCGTCCAGGGCGAGGGCGGTGTCGTACCGGCCCCCGCCGACTGGCTCCGGGCCATGCGCGACGTCACACACCGGCACGGGATCCCGCTGATCGCCGACGAGGTGCAGACCGGCATGGGACGCACCGGCACCCTGTGGGCGAGCGAGCGCGCCGGGGTCGTCCCGGACGTCCTCGTCGCCTCCAAGGCCATCGGCGGCGGCCTGCCGCTCGCCGTCGTCGTCTACCGGGAGGAGCTCGACGTGTGGGAGCCGGGCGCCCACGCGGGCACCTTCCGCGGCACCACCCTGGCCATGGCGACCGGAGCGGCGACCCTGGACTTCATCACCCGCAACCACCTGGCCGAACGAGCCGCCTCCCTGGGCGCCCGCATGCTCGCGCGGCTGGAGGAGTTGCCGGCACGGTTCCCCTGTGTGGGCGACGTGCGCGGCCGCGGGCTGATGCTCGGAGTGGAGCTGGTCGACCCCGGGGGCGAGCCCGATCTCCTCGGCAGCCTGCCGGCCGACCCCGTCCTCGCCCGCGCCGTCCGCGCGGCCTGCCTCGACCGCGGGCTCATCGTGGAGCTCGGCGGACGGCACGACAGCGTGGTCCGCCTGCTGCCTCCGCTGATCATCAGTGACGAGGAGGCCGCATCGGTCCTCGAACGCTTCACCGACGCCCTGGAGGCGAGCACCCGTGCCGCACACTGA
- a CDS encoding IucA/IucC family protein: MEVTSAGAAVRAPHGERPHEGEHDERAAELVMRDLVDTLVQENLYEVAHRRSDRVPADLAARELGAGESWFRLDLAEGWVCFRARPVSALQSWRFSRGPVWHGGPARLTGPAPDGVRTLRPAELLGLLQADADRTPVPGEAPAAYAHQVLDDLRTAVEHTAATLAARRRLLAGARPATGAAEEVSPSGVAGAPAPARTGPTHPLLPRPHCLLAGERLASLRNRPFHPTARAATGWTADDATRYGPLRAEPMPLAWVAVPREGTRRGSAPASESLHRLLLTGTGTDALLGLMERRHVDLTTHQPLPVHPWQYDHVLAGLHRAGRATPSRRDPDGPVPLTPALGAFQPTASLRSLATASQAHVHVKLPLSVTTLGVPRLLVPGDLDNGERAESTMRAIADRDPGLRALAGICDERTWAGWSSPGTGPAAAVRPGELAAQVRLYPREVFDGGHRLVLPMAALAAHEWHLLGPLLARARSAKGWGAAQALEFFGELADAFLEMGVGFLRHGVLPELHGQNVVVVLEHGVPRRFVLRDHDTLRFTPGWMAAAGLPDPGYRLKPGDPDSVCLPTGRQLVGFLQTLGLQVNLYGIADALSRAHGIDETAFWKRLALSVDRALDRVGPPPAVADAVRHEVLRAPVWPSRLVLGPLLREGRSRQVTMPAGVGRVPNPLLPAAR, translated from the coding sequence ATGGAGGTCACGTCCGCGGGTGCGGCCGTACGCGCTCCCCATGGCGAGCGGCCTCACGAGGGGGAACACGACGAGCGGGCGGCCGAGCTCGTCATGCGCGACCTGGTCGACACCCTCGTCCAGGAGAACCTCTACGAGGTGGCCCACCGGCGCTCGGACCGCGTCCCGGCGGACCTCGCCGCACGGGAGCTCGGTGCCGGCGAGAGCTGGTTCCGCCTGGACCTCGCCGAGGGCTGGGTCTGCTTCCGGGCCCGCCCCGTCAGCGCTCTTCAGTCCTGGCGGTTCTCGCGCGGCCCCGTCTGGCACGGCGGGCCCGCCCGGCTCACGGGACCGGCACCGGACGGGGTGCGTACGCTCCGCCCCGCCGAACTTCTCGGCCTCCTCCAGGCCGACGCCGACCGGACGCCCGTACCGGGCGAAGCCCCGGCCGCTTACGCGCACCAGGTGCTCGACGACCTGCGTACCGCCGTCGAGCACACCGCCGCGACGCTCGCCGCCCGGCGGCGGCTCCTCGCGGGCGCACGGCCCGCCACCGGCGCCGCCGAGGAGGTGAGCCCGTCCGGCGTGGCCGGTGCCCCGGCACCGGCCCGCACCGGCCCCACGCACCCGCTGTTGCCGCGACCCCACTGCCTGCTGGCCGGCGAGCGCCTGGCCTCCCTGCGCAACCGCCCCTTCCACCCCACCGCCCGCGCCGCCACCGGCTGGACCGCGGACGACGCGACACGCTACGGCCCCCTGCGCGCCGAGCCCATGCCGCTCGCCTGGGTCGCCGTACCCCGCGAGGGCACCCGGCGGGGCTCGGCCCCCGCCTCCGAGAGCTTGCACCGGCTCCTGCTCACCGGCACCGGGACGGACGCCCTGCTCGGCCTGATGGAGCGTCGCCACGTAGACCTGACGACCCACCAGCCCCTGCCCGTCCACCCCTGGCAGTACGATCACGTCCTCGCCGGACTCCACCGTGCCGGGCGGGCCACCCCTTCCCGGCGGGATCCGGACGGCCCCGTCCCCCTCACGCCCGCCCTCGGGGCCTTCCAGCCCACCGCTTCGCTGCGCAGCCTGGCGACCGCCTCCCAGGCGCACGTCCATGTGAAGCTCCCCCTGAGCGTGACGACCCTCGGCGTACCCCGGCTGCTCGTCCCGGGCGACCTGGACAACGGGGAGCGCGCCGAGTCGACCATGCGCGCCATCGCCGACCGCGACCCCGGTCTCCGCGCCCTGGCGGGCATCTGTGACGAACGCACCTGGGCGGGCTGGAGCTCCCCCGGGACGGGGCCGGCCGCTGCCGTCCGCCCCGGCGAGCTGGCGGCCCAGGTACGCCTGTACCCGCGGGAGGTGTTCGACGGCGGGCACCGCCTGGTGCTGCCCATGGCCGCGCTGGCCGCCCACGAGTGGCACCTCCTCGGCCCCCTGCTCGCCCGGGCGCGCTCGGCGAAGGGCTGGGGAGCGGCACAGGCGCTGGAGTTCTTCGGTGAACTCGCCGACGCCTTCCTGGAGATGGGCGTGGGCTTCCTCCGCCACGGCGTGCTGCCCGAGCTCCACGGGCAGAACGTGGTGGTCGTCCTCGAACACGGGGTCCCCCGCCGGTTCGTCCTGCGCGACCACGACACCCTGCGTTTCACCCCTGGTTGGATGGCGGCCGCCGGCCTCCCGGACCCCGGGTACCGGCTCAAGCCCGGCGACCCGGACTCCGTGTGCCTCCCGACCGGCCGTCAGCTCGTCGGCTTCCTCCAGACCCTGGGCCTCCAGGTCAACCTGTACGGCATAGCCGACGCGCTGAGCCGGGCCCACGGCATCGACGAGACGGCGTTCTGGAAGCGGCTGGCCCTGTCCGTGGACCGCGCCCTCGACCGCGTGGGCCCGCCTCCCGCCGTGGCCGACGCCGTCCGGCACGAAGTGCTGCGGGCGCCCGTGTGGCCCTCGCGCCTGGTCCTCGGCCCGCTCCTGCGCGAAGGACGGTCGCGGCAGGTGACCATGCCCGCCGGGGTCGGCCGGGTCCCCAACCCCCTCCTCCCCGCGGCTCGATAA